One Palaemon carinicauda isolate YSFRI2023 chromosome 5, ASM3689809v2, whole genome shotgun sequence DNA window includes the following coding sequences:
- the LOC137640677 gene encoding uncharacterized protein has product MATPYRTDAGNNQEDAVLDWSERPTTSYIPVFPRGRDPAYVPVPVAGNTDRNSALGVPETAVADVASEGSKTLCIYCKDGFLAGSQYRNHLIVCPAVERKEYTLAFQSGDVKDDAYRGYTTVLAQVVDCSTVKAFGVSKALADKYPFSSPFPERRRLGAFNRAIQADRVVPGTIGVHKSKAHVHDPLVANLFAQFYPGMPFEANVTSQNLVSQLSRGSRNESRRDFYGTSGRDDHFLEGLQSDTLDNRTRWFQECLEKLLGFTRSAHIQKVVFLYKTECSFSPEDWERVYVPAIKAFFDKVSRINVVVLNIDQEDRE; this is encoded by the exons ATGGCGACCCCTTATCGCACTGATGCTGGAAATAACCAGGAAGATGCTGTCCTG GACTGGTCCGAGAGGCCTACCACGTCTTACATTCCTGTCTTTCCGCGTGGAAGGGATCCCGCTTACGTTCCAGTTCCAGTAGCTGGAAATACTGACAGAAATTCTGCATTAGGCGTTCCAGAAACTGCAGTGGCAGATGTGGCTTCTGAAGGGAG TAAGACGCTGTGCATATATTGCAAGGATGGATTTTTAGCCGGTTCACAGTACAGAAACCATCTGATTGTTTGTCCTGCTGTTGAACGTAAAG AATATACTCTGGCGTTCCAAAGTGGTGACGTCAAGGACGACGCCTACAGAGGCTACACCACAGTCCTGGCTCAGGTCGTCGATTGCAGCACCGTGAAGGCCTTTGGCGTGTCAAAGGCTTTGGCGGACAAGTACCCCTTCTCCAGTCCATTTCCCGAGAGGAGACGCCTAGGGGCATTCAACAGGGCGATTCAGGCGGACAGGGTCGTCCCGGGAACAATAGGCGTCCACAAATCAAAAGCCCACGTCCACGACCCTCTGGTCGCAAACCTGTTCGCCCAGTTCTACCCCGGGATGCCCTTCGAGGCCAACGTCACGAGCCAGAATTTAGTCAGCCAGTTGAGTCGTGGGTCGAGGAATGAGAGTCGAAGGGACTTCTATGGGACCAGCGGGAGGGATGACCACTTTTTGGAAGGACTGCAGAGCGACACCCTGGACAATCGTACCCGATGGTTCCAGGAATGTCTGGAGAAGTTGTTGGGGTTCACGCGAAGTGCGCACATTCAGAAGGTGGTTTTTCTTTATAAGACAGAGTGTAGTTTTTCTCCCGAGGATTGGGAGAGGGTTTATGTCCCAGCCATCAAGGCCTTCTTTGATAAGGTCTCTAGGATTAATGTTGTCGTTCTAAATATCGACCAGGAAGACAGAGAGTAA
- the Blos2 gene encoding biogenesis of lysosome-related organelles complex 1 subunit 2: MEPQEKTEGDLDSQEATAKGGYEDDERLSDFGSPKRGPTLSTSTSSFEALDPHDPNLSHLATLMFSHTSNYLQGELSAVLEDYALLEQMNRSTITKYGDMRQIGGSVSRALKDLNEKYVALQPYLDQIDQIDDSVTKLEAAAYKLDAYSKRLEAKFKSLEKK; the protein is encoded by the exons ATGGAACCTCAAGAGAAAACAGAGGGAGATTTAGACTCCCAAGAGGCTACTGCCAAAGGAGGTTATGAAGATGATGAAAGATTGAGTGACTTTGGTTCCCCTAAGAGAGGCCCAACATTATCAACTAGCACTAGTAGTTTTGAAGCTCTTGATCCCCACGATCCCAATCTCAGTCATTTGGCAACTTTGATGTTTTCTCACACATCAAATTATCTACAG GGTGAATTGTCAGCTGTATTAGAAGATTATGCTTTGCTGGAGCAGATGAACCGTTCTACCATCACCAAATACGGAGACATGCGTCAGATAGGAGGCAGCGTTAGTCGAGCACTGAAGGATCTCAATGAAAAATATGTAGCTCTTCAGCCATATCTGGACCAAATTGATCAAATTGATGATAGTGTGACAAAATTAGAGGCTGCTGCATATAAACTTGATGCTTATTCTAAGAGGTTAGAAGCAAAATTTAAAAGCTTAGAGAAGAAGTAA